From Methanococcus maripaludis, the proteins below share one genomic window:
- a CDS encoding iron-containing alcohol dehydrogenase — protein MIVIPRYTIIKEKASFRIQEILDNLNLKNPLVITGKNTQKYNKDFEFIYYNEVETSDLENIKNYANDYDSIIGIGGGRPIDIGKLIAHKSKKPFLSVPTTASNDGIASPIVSLTQPSYMTEAPIAIIADIDIIKKSPKKLLSAGMGDIVSNITAVLDWELGKIEKSEKYSDSSGIFSKTIAIELMDYVLNSNLEEYPKKLVKALIGSGISIAIAHSSRPASGSEHLFSHALDTMKEKYGIDTNSLHGEQCGVGTLAIAQIYLEEGKIGNENFEMLKNSLKIVDAPVTAKQLGFDEEIVIEALSSAHALRNRHTILRKGISKEKAREILEKSEII, from the coding sequence ATGATTGTAATTCCAAGATATACGATAATTAAGGAAAAAGCATCTTTTAGGATACAAGAAATCCTTGATAATCTTAATTTAAAAAATCCCCTCGTAATTACTGGCAAAAACACTCAAAAATATAATAAAGACTTTGAGTTTATATACTACAACGAAGTTGAAACTTCAGATTTAGAAAATATTAAAAATTATGCAAATGACTACGATTCCATCATAGGAATAGGTGGCGGAAGACCTATAGACATAGGAAAATTGATTGCGCACAAATCCAAAAAGCCTTTCTTGAGCGTTCCAACAACTGCGTCAAACGACGGGATTGCATCCCCAATCGTTTCATTAACACAGCCTTCATATATGACAGAAGCCCCTATTGCAATAATTGCAGATATTGATATTATAAAAAAATCTCCGAAAAAACTTCTTTCCGCAGGTATGGGCGATATAGTGTCAAATATCACCGCGGTTTTAGACTGGGAACTTGGAAAAATTGAAAAATCTGAAAAATATAGTGATAGCTCAGGTATTTTTTCTAAAACTATTGCTATTGAACTTATGGATTATGTTTTAAATTCAAATTTAGAAGAATATCCAAAAAAACTCGTAAAAGCACTCATTGGAAGTGGAATTTCAATTGCAATTGCTCATTCGTCAAGACCTGCTTCAGGAAGTGAACATTTATTTTCACATGCCCTCGACACCATGAAAGAAAAATATGGCATCGATACAAATTCGCTACACGGAGAACAGTGTGGAGTTGGAACGTTAGCAATTGCTCAAATTTACCTTGAAGAAGGAAAAATTGGAAATGAAAATTTTGAAATGCTTAAAAATTCATTAAAAATAGTTGATGCTCCAGTTACTGCAAAACAGCTCGGTTTTGATGAAGAAATTGTAATTGAAGCACTTTCTTCTGCGCATGCTTTAAGAAACAGGCATACAATTTTAAGAAAAGGAATTTCAAAAGAAAAAGCGAGAGAAATTCTTGAAAAATCTGAAATTATTTAA
- the hemL gene encoding glutamate-1-semialdehyde 2,1-aminomutase: protein MELNIKMDRSKELFEESKKYLVGGVNSPVRLFKPFPFFVKSAKDCFLYDEDGNEFIDYCLAYGPMVLGHANENILNAVKSQMDLGTAYGVPSEKEIILAKEVINRIPCAEMVRFVNSGTEATMGAIRLARGVTKRNKIIKFEGAFHGAHDYVLVKTGSGALTHGAPNSPGIPEDTTKNTLLIPFNDEDAVKKVISENKDEIACIILEPVMGNVGCIPPKEGYLQFLREITEENGILLIFDEVITGFRLSKGGAQEYYGIKSDLATVGKILGGGFPIGAITGKKEYMEQFSPNGQIYQAGTFNGNPISVTAGIETLKNLDDKFYKETTKKAGILSNCLRETAEKYNIPAKVYNVASIFQIYFNEKEIVTYEDAKSSDTEKFMKYFYTLLENGVFVAPSQFECCFTSIKHNDEVLEKTMNAIDIAMKKL from the coding sequence GTGGAATTGAACATCAAAATGGATAGATCAAAAGAACTATTTGAAGAATCAAAAAAATACCTTGTTGGAGGGGTTAACAGCCCTGTAAGGTTATTTAAGCCATTTCCATTTTTTGTAAAATCTGCAAAAGACTGCTTTTTGTACGACGAAGACGGAAACGAATTTATTGATTACTGTTTAGCATACGGGCCAATGGTTTTGGGCCATGCGAACGAAAATATATTAAACGCCGTAAAATCACAGATGGATTTAGGAACTGCTTACGGGGTTCCAAGTGAAAAAGAAATTATTCTCGCAAAAGAAGTAATAAATAGGATTCCTTGTGCAGAAATGGTTAGATTTGTAAATTCTGGAACAGAAGCTACCATGGGTGCAATAAGGCTTGCAAGGGGAGTTACTAAAAGAAATAAAATCATCAAATTTGAAGGTGCATTCCACGGTGCTCACGATTACGTACTTGTAAAAACCGGTAGCGGTGCTTTAACACACGGTGCTCCAAATTCACCCGGAATTCCTGAAGATACTACAAAAAACACGCTTTTAATTCCATTTAATGACGAAGATGCAGTAAAAAAAGTAATTTCTGAAAACAAAGATGAAATTGCATGTATCATCCTTGAACCTGTAATGGGAAATGTCGGTTGTATTCCTCCAAAAGAAGGATATTTACAATTTTTAAGGGAAATTACCGAAGAAAATGGAATACTTTTAATATTTGATGAAGTAATTACGGGTTTCAGACTTTCAAAAGGTGGAGCTCAGGAATACTACGGAATAAAATCAGATCTTGCAACTGTTGGTAAAATTCTCGGCGGGGGATTTCCAATTGGTGCAATAACTGGTAAAAAAGAATATATGGAACAGTTTTCACCAAATGGACAGATTTATCAGGCAGGAACATTTAACGGAAACCCGATTTCAGTTACCGCAGGAATTGAAACTCTTAAAAATCTTGATGATAAATTCTACAAAGAAACAACTAAAAAAGCAGGTATTTTATCAAATTGCTTGAGAGAAACTGCTGAAAAATACAATATTCCAGCAAAAGTTTACAATGTAGCTTCGATATTCCAGATTTATTTCAATGAAAAAGAAATTGTAACTTATGAAGATGCAAAATCAAGCGACACTGAAAAATTCATGAAATATTTCTACACGCTTTTAGAAAACGGTGTATTTGTAGCTCCATCCCAATTTGAATGCTGTTTTACATCTATAAAACACAACGACGAAGTTTTAGAAAAAACAATGAATGCAATCGATATTGCAATGAAAAAATTGTAA
- a CDS encoding EMC6-like membrane protein, with amino-acid sequence MKLDAKVSIFHAIFGAAFGYLTNYVYTFGLGMFSGVASFVFMLITLVITGNLASMIFGRESMNQKEWMGSGVVPFFFIWLVFWIMTYNGVFY; translated from the coding sequence ATGAAATTAGACGCAAAAGTTTCAATTTTTCATGCAATATTTGGTGCAGCATTTGGATACCTTACAAACTACGTTTACACGTTTGGTTTAGGAATGTTTAGTGGTGTTGCATCGTTTGTATTCATGTTAATCACATTAGTTATTACTGGAAATTTAGCTTCAATGATATTTGGAAGAGAAAGCATGAACCAGAAAGAATGGATGGGAAGCGGAGTAGTTCCATTTTTCTTCATCTGGTTAGTATTCTGGATAATGACATACAACGGAGTCTTTTACTAA
- the putP gene encoding sodium/proline symporter PutP, giving the protein MISENLSIVLVFILYLLVVMGVGMYFYRRNETISDYVLGGRKLNSWVAALSAQASDMSGWLLMGLPGVAYLSGMSEIWIGVGLAIGTYLNWKFVAERLRRYTEIAKDSITIPVYLENRFRDQSKLLRIVSAFFIMLFFLLYTSSGLVAGGKLFNLVFGVDYTLAVTIGALVIIGYTFLGGFLAVSWTDFIQGSLMFIAIFLIPIMGISQVGGIDATMNAWNSISPDYLNPFTNLDGESLGIMGLASALAWGLGYFGMPHILVRFMAIKSADKVPKARKIATTWVVISLFMAVLVGMVGAVALGAPLDDPEHVFMAMAQGLFPSLIAGLFLAGVLAAIMSTADSQLLVTASAITEDIYALLNKNASQKELLWISRFAVIVVAAIAYYFAIVPGSSVMGLVSYAWAGFGGAFGPVILLSLYWKRMTRNGALAGLLSGGFMVILWKNLSGGIFDLYEIVPAFLLASVMITVVSLMDKEPSLEIQEEFDRAVSEMK; this is encoded by the coding sequence ATGATATCAGAAAATTTGAGTATCGTTTTGGTATTCATACTCTATTTGCTCGTGGTAATGGGCGTAGGTATGTATTTTTACAGGCGAAACGAAACGATAAGCGATTATGTGCTTGGTGGCAGAAAATTAAATAGTTGGGTTGCAGCGTTAAGTGCGCAAGCTTCAGACATGAGCGGTTGGCTTCTTATGGGCCTTCCTGGCGTTGCATATCTTTCAGGAATGAGTGAAATATGGATTGGAGTTGGTCTTGCAATCGGAACTTACCTAAACTGGAAGTTCGTTGCAGAAAGGCTTAGAAGATACACAGAAATTGCAAAAGATTCTATTACAATACCCGTTTACTTAGAAAATAGGTTTAGGGATCAGTCTAAATTGTTAAGAATTGTTTCAGCGTTTTTTATTATGCTATTCTTCTTATTGTACACGTCTTCAGGATTAGTTGCAGGCGGAAAGTTGTTCAATCTTGTATTTGGTGTAGATTATACTCTCGCAGTTACAATAGGTGCTTTAGTAATTATTGGTTATACTTTCCTCGGCGGTTTCCTTGCAGTTAGCTGGACTGACTTTATACAAGGTTCCCTCATGTTTATTGCGATATTTTTAATTCCTATCATGGGGATTTCACAGGTGGGTGGAATTGATGCTACAATGAATGCATGGAATTCAATAAGTCCAGATTACCTAAATCCATTTACCAACCTAGATGGGGAATCCTTAGGTATAATGGGACTTGCATCAGCTCTTGCATGGGGTCTAGGATACTTTGGAATGCCGCACATCCTTGTAAGGTTTATGGCAATCAAATCAGCTGATAAAGTTCCAAAAGCAAGAAAAATTGCAACCACTTGGGTTGTAATCAGCCTTTTTATGGCAGTACTTGTTGGAATGGTCGGTGCAGTGGCTCTTGGAGCACCACTTGATGATCCGGAGCATGTATTCATGGCAATGGCACAAGGGTTATTCCCAAGTCTTATTGCAGGGTTATTTTTGGCAGGTGTTTTAGCAGCTATCATGAGTACTGCAGATTCACAGCTTTTAGTGACTGCTTCAGCAATTACTGAAGATATTTATGCATTATTAAATAAAAATGCAAGTCAAAAAGAGCTTTTATGGATAAGCAGGTTTGCGGTAATTGTTGTGGCGGCAATAGCTTATTACTTTGCAATAGTTCCTGGAAGCAGCGTTATGGGTCTAGTTTCATACGCATGGGCAGGATTTGGTGGCGCATTTGGTCCAGTAATATTGCTTTCACTGTACTGGAAGAGAATGACAAGAAATGGTGCTCTTGCAGGACTGTTATCTGGTGGATTTATGGTAATTCTCTGGAAAAACTTGAGCGGTGGAATTTTCGACCTTTATGAAATTGTTCCGGCATTTTTGCTTGCATCAGTAATGATTACCGTTGTAAGTTTAATGGATAAAGAACCGTCATTAGAAATTCAAGAAGAGTTTGACAGGGCAGTTTCTGAAATGAAATAG